Proteins from a genomic interval of Rhodothermales bacterium:
- a CDS encoding sugar phosphate isomerase/epimerase family protein, translating into MRVSRRRFLQTTSATVATLALSRATFAARFAANPIGMCDWNLGRSCDPDDIPKAKAAHLAGIQVSVGTRPDFMPLRIDAVRERYLDLGREHGITFPSVAAGSILNRIPLKSEPQSTVYVIDAVEAAAALGSSCVLVAFFGNGDLRLKDSLGEFRRIGESAFSVYELDAPGVTRVVEALRQITPRAEDAGVVLGLENTLTAEQNLEILDRVASPMVQVYYDVGNSTAYGYDVPTEIRLLGNDRICEIHIKETLGLEDPMGAMLGGPAQHGVNFAGVADACQEIGYDKWFILETSGRDERFQEDTRANVRFIQDRLT; encoded by the coding sequence ATGCGCGTCTCCCGCCGCCGCTTTCTTCAGACCACGAGCGCCACCGTCGCCACCCTCGCACTGTCCAGGGCGACCTTTGCCGCTCGTTTCGCCGCCAACCCGATCGGAATGTGCGACTGGAACCTCGGCCGCTCGTGCGACCCGGACGACATCCCGAAGGCCAAAGCCGCCCACCTCGCCGGCATCCAGGTAAGCGTGGGTACCCGGCCGGACTTCATGCCCCTCCGCATCGACGCTGTGCGGGAGCGCTACCTGGACCTCGGCCGCGAACACGGCATCACGTTCCCATCCGTCGCCGCCGGCAGCATCCTCAACCGGATCCCGCTGAAGTCCGAACCTCAGTCCACCGTCTACGTCATCGACGCCGTCGAGGCCGCCGCCGCGCTTGGGTCTTCCTGTGTGCTGGTGGCGTTTTTCGGGAATGGGGATCTGCGGCTAAAGGACAGCCTCGGCGAATTTCGGCGCATCGGCGAAAGCGCTTTTAGCGTCTACGAACTCGACGCCCCGGGGGTCACGCGGGTCGTAGAGGCACTCCGCCAGATCACGCCGCGGGCAGAAGACGCCGGCGTGGTCCTCGGCCTCGAAAACACCCTCACGGCCGAACAAAATCTGGAGATCCTGGACCGCGTCGCCTCGCCGATGGTGCAGGTCTATTACGACGTGGGAAATTCCACCGCCTACGGATACGACGTCCCCACCGAGATCCGCCTGCTCGGTAACGACCGGATCTGCGAGATCCACATCAAGGAGACCCTCGGCCTGGAGGATCCGATGGGCGCGATGCTGGGCGGGCCGGCTCAACACGGGGTCAACTTCGCCGGCGTGGCGGACGCCTGCCAGGAGATCGGCTACGACAAGTGGTTCATCCTCGAAACGAGCGGCCGCGACGAGCGCTTCCAGGAAGACACCCGCGCGAACGTCCGCTTCATCCAGGATCGCCTCACCTGA
- a CDS encoding FHA domain-containing protein: MRTSMGQSFAALPDLPGMNEDPLPPATAQPAALPDLPGMNEDPMPPATAQPAALPDLPGMNEDTMPPATAQPAAIPFVLELGLGDGKESRLTLNPGKYVLGRGQACNIVVADSFVSTRHAELIVTDSSVEIIDLKSSNHTYVDDVQISQPTRLTVGARLRFGPKATAVLR; the protein is encoded by the coding sequence GGCAATCGTTCGCGGCGCTGCCGGACCTGCCCGGCATGAACGAGGATCCCCTGCCGCCAGCCACTGCCCAGCCCGCAGCGCTGCCGGACCTGCCCGGCATGAACGAGGATCCCATGCCGCCAGCCACTGCCCAGCCTGCGGCGCTGCCGGACCTGCCCGGCATGAACGAGGATACCATGCCGCCAGCCACTGCCCAGCCCGCGGCGATCCCGTTTGTTCTGGAGCTGGGTCTGGGCGATGGAAAGGAATCTCGCCTGACGCTGAATCCCGGCAAATACGTCCTCGGCCGGGGGCAGGCGTGCAACATCGTCGTGGCAGACAGTTTTGTGTCGACGCGGCATGCGGAGCTCATCGTCACCGATTCGAGCGTCGAGATCATCGATCTCAAGAGCAGCAACCACACGTATGTCGACGATGTCCAGATCAGCCAGCCCACCCGTTTGACCGTTGGCGCCCGGCTTCGTTTTGGGCCAAAAGCGACCGCGGTGCTGCGCTGA
- a CDS encoding FHA domain-containing protein, translating to MELPEVLDLLVVGGGPAGTATAFRARELGLSVLVLDYDDLMKRIRDYAKEKLILPHFGGGDQMQFPAGGPLVAALQFGPIDKDDMCSRWQGLYREHAIPTKIGLELTSISKQPGGLIRAKTWNHRTRLEETFTARHLVLAIGRGVPRRFDIPGDTAGITYRLDDAQTYIGEPACVIGGGTSAAEAVIAISNAKAAAGDACPVYWSYRGNSMPKVSRALSEVFFEAYLGNGNIRYYPHSEPVAVLVGPDRQEYVSIRVDRRLIEGRSIETTHLEFPKTQCIACIGEDIPEAFLESLGITMVEGGARGKRRMAVTPLLETQVPDVFMIGDILSPVYLEADDHRADATTFREVRRAGNIKAALRDGVFIAEVIRQKVDGRSKIDVALRFVEDATPGESEAIPEEVRQSASFLRPADDDTAREVAAPRLVRITLAGVEEDEYLLNLGADTPIGRADSNTIVVSDEGSMADRHATIRNTEKGFFLRDEGSKAGSFLQLTAGELRPLSSGDLLQLGRQFLVFNRQPNGWLCLHYDHNGTVVGRHLLSEGTVVLGRDAPDIVLAADDRMLSRRHLAVQVKGGELAAKDLNSLNRTYLRIRAEYPIRHDEVIRLGQSLFRFSERQREPAKEVSFIQPAPASVPVQPAPESMAPAGSPKPVAAPDAPAVTFLGKGGPFPMSAAGTVLSTARQHNIPINYECESGRCGYDPVRIVSGAEHLNALDEDEEGWTISEVCKLKSGEHRLACMLRVKGHVVVQIVEK from the coding sequence ATGGAGCTCCCTGAGGTACTGGATCTACTGGTGGTTGGCGGTGGGCCGGCCGGCACCGCTACGGCGTTTCGCGCGCGCGAGCTCGGACTCTCCGTCCTGGTCCTCGATTACGATGACCTGATGAAGCGTATTCGCGACTACGCCAAGGAAAAGCTGATCCTGCCCCATTTCGGCGGCGGGGACCAGATGCAGTTCCCCGCCGGCGGACCCCTCGTGGCGGCGCTACAGTTTGGCCCGATCGACAAGGACGACATGTGCAGCCGGTGGCAGGGCCTGTATCGTGAGCATGCGATCCCGACAAAAATCGGGCTGGAACTCACGAGCATCAGCAAACAACCCGGCGGATTGATTCGTGCGAAGACCTGGAATCATCGGACTCGGCTGGAAGAGACGTTCACCGCGCGCCATCTTGTTCTGGCCATCGGCCGGGGCGTGCCCCGGCGGTTCGACATCCCCGGCGACACAGCAGGAATCACGTATCGGCTTGACGACGCGCAGACCTATATCGGCGAGCCGGCGTGTGTGATCGGCGGCGGGACATCGGCTGCCGAAGCGGTCATCGCGATCTCAAACGCCAAAGCCGCCGCTGGCGACGCGTGTCCGGTCTACTGGTCGTACCGTGGCAATAGCATGCCGAAGGTGTCCCGCGCGTTGTCGGAAGTGTTTTTCGAGGCCTACCTGGGCAACGGCAATATCCGGTATTACCCGCATAGCGAGCCCGTGGCCGTGTTGGTGGGGCCGGACCGACAGGAGTATGTGTCGATTCGAGTCGATCGCCGGCTCATCGAAGGCCGGTCGATCGAGACGACGCACCTGGAGTTTCCGAAGACGCAGTGTATCGCGTGCATCGGCGAGGACATCCCCGAGGCGTTCCTGGAGAGTCTGGGGATCACGATGGTGGAGGGCGGGGCCAGGGGCAAACGGCGTATGGCGGTGACGCCGCTGCTGGAAACGCAGGTGCCCGATGTGTTTATGATCGGTGACATTCTGAGCCCGGTCTATCTCGAAGCCGACGACCATCGCGCCGACGCCACGACGTTTCGGGAGGTGCGCCGCGCCGGCAACATCAAGGCGGCCCTGCGCGACGGCGTGTTCATCGCGGAGGTGATCCGGCAGAAGGTGGATGGCCGCTCGAAAATCGATGTTGCTCTGCGGTTCGTCGAGGATGCCACACCGGGCGAAAGCGAGGCGATCCCGGAAGAAGTGCGACAGAGCGCGTCGTTTTTGCGGCCGGCGGACGACGACACGGCTCGCGAAGTAGCGGCGCCGCGGCTCGTCCGCATCACCCTCGCGGGAGTCGAGGAAGACGAGTACCTGCTGAACTTGGGCGCGGACACCCCCATCGGCCGCGCCGACTCCAATACGATTGTCGTCTCCGATGAAGGGTCCATGGCCGACCGTCACGCGACGATCCGGAACACCGAGAAGGGCTTTTTTCTGCGCGACGAAGGCAGCAAGGCGGGTTCGTTCCTACAACTGACGGCCGGCGAACTGCGCCCGCTCTCGAGTGGCGATTTGCTCCAACTGGGGCGGCAGTTCCTGGTGTTTAACCGGCAACCGAACGGCTGGCTTTGCCTGCACTACGACCACAACGGGACGGTGGTCGGCCGGCACCTGCTCTCCGAGGGCACGGTGGTCCTCGGGCGCGATGCCCCCGATATTGTACTCGCCGCCGACGACCGGATGCTCTCGCGTCGGCATCTGGCGGTGCAGGTGAAGGGGGGCGAGCTGGCGGCCAAGGATCTCAATAGCCTCAACCGCACCTACCTGCGCATCCGAGCGGAGTATCCGATCCGGCATGATGAAGTGATCCGGCTCGGGCAGTCGCTGTTCCGATTCAGCGAGCGTCAGCGCGAGCCGGCGAAGGAGGTCTCGTTTATCCAGCCGGCACCCGCCAGCGTTCCGGTCCAGCCGGCGCCCGAATCCATGGCGCCAGCCGGGTCACCGAAGCCTGTCGCCGCTCCGGACGCGCCGGCTGTAACCTTCCTGGGTAAAGGAGGCCCGTTCCCGATGTCGGCTGCCGGCACCGTCCTGAGCACGGCGCGCCAGCATAATATCCCGATCAATTACGAGTGCGAGAGCGGTCGGTGTGGCTACGACCCGGTGCGCATCGTGTCTGGCGCCGAGCATCTGAACGCGTTGGACGAAGATGAGGAGGGGTGGACGATTTCGGAGGTGTGTAAGCTAAAATCTGGCGAACACCGGTTGGCCTGCATGTTGCGCGTGAAAGGCCACGTCGTGGTGCAGATCGTAGAGAAGTAG